A genomic stretch from Candidatus Campbellbacteria bacterium includes:
- the dnaE gene encoding DNA polymerase III subunit alpha yields the protein MTLIHNHSHFSLLRALPKIKQLVGAAKKNGYSCLALTDDANLYGAIEFYKACKDEGIKPIIGVCCYMPPVSFGNQIEKYPRIILLAENVKGYHNLIDLVTETNLNNLDKYPITTRELLKKYRDDVIAVMPYLNSEITVTEKGKREDLIREYRAIFPGRLYLGVEPKDTKNVERRQEMINFSKSLDIPMVAEKMIYYLESGDGLVRKNVLLNIQNTMDFYDDELNETDLSMVKKEVFEELFDDIPEACISNDEIRDNCNLEIELGKWTFPTPDVEGDIVGALRERVSEGAKELGMKVDGVVKKRIDYELDVIISKGYTPYFLVVADIFHFAKEQGIITNTRGSVAGSLVSYLLGITNVDPLEYKLPFERFLNPERPSAPDIDVDFQDDRREEILNYVKEKYGKKKFARIGTFGTMLARAVVRDTARALGYSYTSGDRIARLIPPQKQGFPMYIKDALMESKELKELYDSDEEVKRIVDVARRMEGNARHISIHAGGVVIAPTPLTDFVPLQFDTKEGNKVITQYDMYSIEEAGLLKFDFLGITQLSAIAEALRLVEKNCGEKVNLSKIPLDDKDTFEMFTKGNIVGVFQFSGSVIKNLVKSYLRKLKPKSIHDINAMIALLRPGPMKVIPEYIDRKHGRKKVEYIHPNLEKYMKESYGLWVYQEDIMMTAIELAGYSWLEADMLRKAIGKKIPALMREQKKKLIEGIMKHSKLSEKKAEYVWSMTEPFQGYGFGKAHAASYGQISYQTAYLKTHYTADYMAACMTSDSGNIDKITEYIAECRKLSVPIIRPDINLSGLKFDTEKTEDGGGGRGIRFGLLSIKNLGDNAAEAIVSMRKSGGKYITITDFMSRMPREVINKKNLEALIYSGCLDDFGDRGDLIANMESLLEFKKEISNISPNQNTLFEIDNKEEIKLVNKADLNDEEKLFREREILGVYLSGHPLFKHRESPKSKDLPKISDLVEGKNTLILGTIGMVNYRRTRDGRRMAVLLLEDEESFIECACFPDSYEKFEEFISPHRSIWVRGRMRRNRDLVSFVAEEILDPQ from the coding sequence ATGACACTAATCCATAATCATAGTCATTTCAGTTTACTACGGGCGCTGCCAAAAATAAAGCAGTTGGTTGGGGCTGCGAAAAAAAATGGTTATTCGTGCCTTGCGCTTACGGATGATGCGAATTTGTATGGGGCGATTGAGTTTTATAAGGCGTGTAAGGATGAGGGTATCAAGCCGATAATAGGTGTGTGTTGCTATATGCCGCCTGTGAGTTTTGGAAACCAGATTGAGAAGTATCCGCGTATTATTTTGTTGGCTGAGAATGTGAAGGGTTATCACAATTTGATAGATCTTGTGACTGAGACGAACTTAAATAATTTAGATAAGTACCCTATCACTACGAGGGAGTTGTTAAAAAAATATAGGGATGATGTTATCGCGGTTATGCCGTATTTGAATAGTGAGATTACTGTGACGGAGAAAGGTAAGAGGGAGGATTTGATAAGGGAGTATAGGGCGATATTTCCCGGTAGGTTGTATCTTGGTGTTGAGCCGAAGGATACGAAGAATGTGGAGAGGCGGCAGGAGATGATAAATTTTTCTAAGAGTCTTGATATTCCGATGGTGGCGGAGAAGATGATTTATTATTTGGAGAGTGGTGATGGGTTGGTGAGAAAAAATGTTTTGTTGAATATACAGAACACGATGGATTTTTATGATGATGAACTTAATGAGACGGATTTATCAATGGTTAAGAAGGAGGTGTTTGAGGAGTTGTTTGATGATATTCCAGAGGCGTGTATATCAAATGATGAGATAAGGGATAATTGTAATCTTGAGATTGAACTTGGTAAATGGACTTTCCCTACTCCTGATGTTGAGGGTGATATTGTGGGGGCATTGAGAGAGAGGGTGAGCGAGGGGGCGAAGGAGTTGGGGATGAAGGTGGATGGGGTTGTGAAAAAGAGGATTGATTATGAGTTGGATGTGATAATAAGCAAGGGTTATACCCCTTATTTTCTGGTGGTTGCAGATATTTTTCATTTTGCGAAGGAGCAAGGGATAATAACAAACACGCGGGGGTCTGTTGCTGGTTCTTTGGTTTCTTATTTGCTTGGGATAACGAATGTGGATCCGCTTGAGTACAAACTTCCTTTTGAAAGGTTTTTAAATCCAGAGCGACCTTCTGCGCCTGATATTGATGTTGATTTTCAGGATGATAGGAGGGAGGAGATTTTGAATTATGTTAAGGAGAAGTATGGTAAAAAGAAGTTTGCGCGGATTGGAACTTTTGGAACGATGCTTGCGAGGGCTGTTGTGCGTGACACTGCGAGGGCTCTTGGTTATTCTTATACATCTGGGGATAGGATTGCGCGGCTTATTCCCCCTCAGAAACAGGGTTTCCCTATGTATATAAAAGATGCGTTGATGGAGTCAAAGGAGTTGAAGGAGTTGTATGATAGTGACGAGGAGGTGAAGAGAATTGTTGATGTTGCGAGAAGGATGGAGGGTAATGCAAGGCATATTTCAATTCATGCGGGTGGTGTTGTGATCGCGCCCACTCCCCTAACGGATTTTGTTCCGCTTCAGTTTGATACGAAAGAAGGAAATAAAGTTATAACTCAGTATGATATGTATTCTATTGAGGAGGCTGGGTTGTTGAAATTTGATTTTCTTGGTATTACGCAACTTTCTGCTATTGCTGAGGCGCTTCGTCTTGTAGAAAAAAATTGTGGTGAGAAGGTAAATCTTTCAAAAATTCCTCTTGATGATAAGGATACTTTTGAGATGTTTACAAAAGGAAATATTGTCGGTGTGTTTCAGTTTAGTGGTAGTGTGATAAAAAATTTGGTTAAAAGCTACCTTAGAAAACTGAAGCCAAAGAGCATACACGACATAAACGCAATGATCGCACTTTTGAGACCGGGTCCTATGAAGGTTATTCCTGAGTATATTGACAGGAAGCATGGGAGAAAAAAGGTGGAGTATATACATCCCAATTTGGAGAAATATATGAAGGAGTCCTATGGGCTTTGGGTTTATCAGGAGGATATTATGATGACTGCGATTGAGCTTGCTGGGTATTCGTGGCTTGAGGCGGATATGTTGAGAAAGGCGATAGGTAAAAAGATTCCTGCGCTGATGAGGGAGCAGAAAAAGAAACTTATTGAGGGTATTATGAAGCACTCTAAGTTGTCAGAGAAGAAGGCGGAATATGTTTGGTCAATGACTGAGCCGTTTCAGGGTTATGGTTTTGGTAAAGCGCATGCTGCGTCTTACGGTCAGATATCTTACCAGACTGCTTATTTAAAAACACACTACACGGCGGACTACATGGCGGCTTGTATGACGAGTGACTCTGGAAATATAGACAAGATAACGGAGTATATCGCGGAGTGTCGCAAGTTGTCGGTTCCTATAATAAGACCAGACATTAATTTGAGTGGTCTTAAATTTGACACTGAAAAGACGGAGGATGGTGGTGGTGGTCGCGGGATAAGGTTTGGACTTCTTTCAATAAAAAATCTTGGGGATAATGCGGCGGAGGCTATTGTGAGTATGAGAAAGAGTGGTGGTAAGTATATTACAATCACGGACTTTATGAGTAGGATGCCGCGGGAGGTGATAAACAAGAAAAATTTGGAGGCGTTGATTTATTCTGGTTGTCTTGATGATTTTGGTGATAGGGGTGATTTGATTGCGAATATGGAGAGTTTGTTGGAGTTTAAAAAAGAAATTAGTAATATCTCTCCGAACCAAAACACGCTGTTTGAGATTGATAACAAGGAAGAGATAAAACTTGTTAATAAGGCGGATTTGAATGATGAGGAGAAACTTTTCCGTGAGAGAGAGATACTTGGTGTTTATTTGTCTGGTCATCCCCTTTTTAAGCATAGGGAGTCTCCTAAGAGTAAAGATTTGCCAAAGATATCGGACCTTGTGGAAGGAAAAAATACTCTTATATTGGGGACGATTGGGATGGTTAATTACAGGAGAACAAGGGATGGCAGGAGGATGGCGGTTCTTTTGCTTGAGGATGAGGAGTCTTTTATTGAATGTGCGTGTTTTCCAGATTCTTATGAAAAATTTGAGGAGTTTATATCGCCACATCGGAGTATTTGGGTTCGCGGAAGGATGAGGAGGAACAGGGATTTGGTATCTTTTGTGGCGGAAGAGATTCTTGATCCGCAGTAG
- a CDS encoding ribonuclease HII, which produces MRTTLKKGNEDFIIGVDEVGRGAVAGPVAVGAVLMTADTYHNYQTEWDTLRDSKKLTQKGREKWCEYISAKIAENTMLAKCSQVQATTIDKIGIVKSVSQAANKSISSLLPTPTTTTTPNTPTKKGIILCDAGIKIKKPAKYQVINIIRGDEKEPIIALASIWAKVFRDKLMLKHSKNFDNYGFDKNKGYGTKSHLEAIRKNGTTIHHRTSFLKMYF; this is translated from the coding sequence ATGCGAACCACACTTAAAAAAGGCAACGAAGACTTTATAATAGGCGTCGATGAAGTCGGCAGAGGCGCAGTCGCAGGACCAGTAGCAGTCGGTGCCGTTTTGATGACCGCAGACACATACCACAATTACCAAACCGAATGGGACACCCTAAGAGATTCTAAAAAACTCACCCAAAAGGGCAGGGAAAAGTGGTGCGAATACATCTCAGCCAAAATCGCAGAAAACACAATGCTCGCAAAATGCTCCCAAGTCCAAGCAACAACAATAGACAAAATAGGAATAGTAAAATCCGTATCCCAAGCCGCCAACAAATCCATATCAAGCCTCCTACCAACCCCCACAACAACCACAACCCCCAACACACCCACCAAAAAGGGAATAATACTCTGTGATGCAGGCATAAAAATCAAAAAACCCGCAAAATATCAGGTAATAAACATAATCCGTGGCGACGAAAAAGAGCCAATAATAGCCCTCGCATCCATCTGGGCGAAGGTATTTCGCGACAAATTGATGCTCAAACACTCAAAAAATTTTGACAACTACGGCTTTGACAAAAACAAGGGCTACGGGACAAAATCCCACCTGGAAGCGATAAGAAAAAACGGCACCACAATACACCATCGGACCTCTTTCCTAAAAATGTATTTCTGA
- the rpmF gene encoding 50S ribosomal protein L32, with amino-acid sequence MSSRMRLTKSKTKMRRSHSALKTPLVSVDSEGNEHISHRVCPTTGKYKGRQVFNPKVKKPKKTDADDVSTTGTATATGTDTASKETQKIVEPSLTSEEFEKDSKK; translated from the coding sequence ATGTCATCAAGAATGAGACTTACAAAATCAAAGACAAAAATGAGGCGCTCTCACAGTGCGCTTAAAACTCCTTTGGTTTCTGTGGACTCAGAAGGCAATGAACACATCAGCCACCGAGTATGCCCAACAACAGGCAAATACAAAGGCAGGCAAGTCTTCAATCCAAAAGTCAAAAAACCAAAAAAGACAGATGCAGATGATGTCTCAACAACAGGAACAGCAACGGCAACAGGAACAGACACAGCCAGCAAAGAAACCCAAAAAATAGTTGAACCATCACTTACTTCAGAGGAATTTGAAAAGGACTCAAAAAAATAA
- the nusB gene encoding transcription antitermination factor NusB: MTSRRSARIIILQTLFALDSRSIWTLKEVEEVYKNTITEFNAEEEEETETEAESESSYSLVLLRGVIEKKEQIDSIIEKSTPNWPLEKISIVDRNILRIGLFELLFGKSYDVPERVALNEAIEVAKNYGGEKSGKFINGVLGFVYRELGEPGRAEITEQEEKNTKVKKTVGAMISAMRDNEPVFAMVYDMFNKWTLSKGSLKEGENPEDGILRIIKEELGIKVEVLYRIGENSYIANDPKDGRVRKEAIYFLVRSDYTPLKLKEDCGLNDARWFTGAELEELLLYKDMKKIILASSNEIISKHAQNKQ, translated from the coding sequence ATGACAAGCAGGCGTTCAGCACGCATCATAATACTACAAACACTCTTCGCATTAGATTCAAGGTCTATATGGACCCTGAAGGAAGTGGAAGAAGTGTACAAAAACACCATCACCGAGTTTAACGCAGAGGAAGAAGAAGAAACAGAAACAGAAGCAGAATCAGAGTCATCCTACTCCTTAGTCCTTTTGCGAGGCGTGATAGAAAAAAAAGAACAAATAGATTCCATAATAGAAAAAAGCACACCAAACTGGCCCCTTGAAAAAATTTCCATAGTAGACAGAAACATACTCCGCATAGGACTCTTTGAACTCCTATTTGGAAAATCTTATGATGTCCCCGAACGCGTAGCACTCAACGAAGCCATTGAAGTAGCAAAAAATTATGGAGGAGAAAAAAGCGGAAAGTTTATCAACGGCGTTCTCGGTTTTGTATATCGCGAACTGGGAGAACCAGGCAGAGCAGAAATAACAGAACAAGAAGAAAAAAATACAAAAGTAAAAAAAACAGTAGGCGCGATGATCTCCGCCATGCGTGACAACGAACCAGTCTTTGCGATGGTCTACGACATGTTCAACAAATGGACATTATCAAAAGGCTCACTAAAAGAAGGAGAAAACCCCGAAGACGGAATCCTACGAATCATAAAAGAAGAACTCGGAATAAAAGTAGAAGTCCTTTACAGAATAGGGGAGAACTCATACATCGCAAACGACCCAAAAGACGGACGAGTAAGAAAAGAAGCCATCTACTTCCTTGTCCGTAGCGACTACACACCCCTAAAACTAAAAGAAGACTGCGGACTCAACGACGCACGCTGGTTTACAGGAGCAGAACTGGAAGAACTCCTCCTATACAAAGATATGAAAAAAATAATCCTCGCCTCCTCAAACGAAATCATATCAAAACACGCACAAAACAAACAATAA
- the rnc gene encoding ribonuclease III, translated as MEQQLNNFENKIGYTFKNKLLLKESLTHSSYVNEHKNLEVRDNERLEFLGDAVLGVVISDFLYKKYPNSEEGDLSLYRSTLVKTETLSKIILALGIESVIMLSKGQKADGKQPMSIYAGVFEALVGAVYLDGGFSEASNFIERFIIKNAETIIDRNPHKDPKTYFQEKMQSEQNFTPTYELLKESGPAHNKEFIIGVFNGDKCIAKGKGISKKDGEKAAAKEAIKKMGL; from the coding sequence ATGGAACAGCAACTAAACAATTTTGAAAACAAAATTGGCTACACATTCAAAAACAAACTACTACTAAAAGAATCACTCACACACAGCTCCTATGTCAACGAACACAAAAACCTTGAAGTCCGTGACAACGAAAGACTGGAATTTCTTGGCGACGCCGTCCTGGGAGTCGTAATAAGCGATTTTTTATATAAAAAATACCCCAACTCAGAAGAAGGAGACCTATCACTATACCGCTCAACACTCGTAAAAACAGAAACACTATCAAAAATAATCCTCGCCTTAGGAATAGAAAGCGTAATCATGCTCTCAAAAGGACAAAAAGCAGACGGCAAACAACCAATGTCAATATATGCAGGAGTCTTTGAAGCACTCGTAGGCGCAGTTTATCTAGACGGCGGATTTAGTGAAGCATCAAACTTCATAGAAAGATTTATAATCAAAAACGCAGAAACCATAATAGACAGAAACCCACACAAAGACCCAAAAACATACTTTCAAGAAAAAATGCAAAGCGAACAAAACTTCACACCAACCTATGAACTACTAAAAGAAAGCGGACCAGCACACAACAAAGAATTCATCATAGGCGTATTCAACGGAGACAAATGCATCGCAAAAGGGAAAGGCATCTCCAAAAAAGACGGCGAAAAAGCCGCCGCAAAAGAAGCCATCAAAAAAATGGGGCTATAA